The Cynocephalus volans isolate mCynVol1 chromosome 12, mCynVol1.pri, whole genome shotgun sequence sequence GCTTTGGAGAGTCTCCAGGCCTCTGGCTATCTCCAGTTCTTCTTTATCAGAGTATTGTGAGTTGGTTACGATACCCTTATGAGTTAGGCCCAGGGTTTGGATAAATTCTTGAGGTTCCCTGTAATGAGAGGTGTAACATCACCCTCTGTGCTTGTTCCCTAGCTTGGAGAGGGTCTGGGAGTGAAGGAGACACCCCAGCAAAAGTACCAGCGACTACTGCATGAAGTCCAAGAGCTGACAACTGAAGTTGAGAAAATCAAGGTAACAATAAAgtcttttctcccctttctgcTGTGACTTACCTAGCAAAGGAGGACCTctcaggaggaggagaaagattcCCTAAGCTCCTGGATAAGGGGACTAAGGTTTCCAGAGTTTAGTAATACACATGAATCTGCATTTGACATTACAGGTGGGAAGTCTAATATGCTAAAAACCATCCCAGTGACTGTCAGCTACAACTGTCCTTAAGGGTCatgatctaattttttttttttcttgatgcaTTCTTGCCACCCCTCACTATCTTCCTCTTTTCACACCAGACAACAGTGAAGGAGTCAGCCACTGAGGAAAAGCTGACCCCTGTGGTGCTGGCTAAACAGCTGGCAGCCCTGAAGCAGCAGCTGGTTGCTTCCCACCTGGAGAAGCTTCTGGGACCAGATGCTGCTATCAACCTTACTGACCCCGATGGAGCTCTGGCTAAGTAGGTGCCCTACTCTGTTGGAAAATCATTGCTGATTGGGGTTGTGGAGGGACTCAGCCTGCTACTGACAGGGATACTAAGGAGAAAGGTAGCCTAGCTATTCCTTAATGCTGACTGTGAGGCAAAAGAGAGAGTGTGATTGTCCCTCATCCTTCAAATCATACTATTATTACTTGTTCTCCTGTCCCAGGCGCCTACTGCTGCAGCTGGAAGCAACAAAGAACAGCAAAGGGGGTACAGGGGGAAAGAGCACCAGTGGGACCCCCCCAGATAGCAGCCTTGTCACTTATGAACTACATTCTCGGCCTGAGCAGGACAAGTTCTCTCAAGCTGCCAAAGTATGTATATAGTGTTGGTTGGGAGGCTAGGGGATACATGGTCCTAGAGATTTTCCTGCCTCCCTTCAAGGGATCAGACCTGGGATTAGGGTGCTGGGAAGGAAAGCTTCTGATTCTTGGTGTCTCATTCTCCATGTTTCCCTCACCCATCTACTTTCAGTTAGGATTTTAAGATTGTGGCTGGAGATGTGTTCCAGTGGAAGGAGttccttggggtgggggtggaggtgagtgGCAAGCAGAGAAGAGCAGGATCTTATTTCACCCACTGTAGCATCAGGGAGGTGGATGGCAAATCtcacctcctccttccccctagGTTGCAGAACTTGAGAAGCGCCTGACAGAGCTGGAGGCGACTGTACGCTGTGATCAGGATGCTCAGGTCAGCTGTCCAATACTTAGTTTGAGCCTCAGATCCTGCACCCTGAGTCCTAAGGTCCACAGCATTCCATACAAGCCTGGGAGGAGTCAGGAAAGGGTTTCAGTTATGGGGAGCAACCAGTGGGCCTGTCAGCTAGAATCAGGAAGGATGGGAGAAGGTGGTAATCACATGGAGGTATAAGGACTACTGATTTCTTTCCTCACTTTCCCACCAGAATCCCCTTTCTGCAGGTCTACAGGGATCCTGTCTTATGGTGAGTTTGGAAAGAACAGGAGTATTTGGATAACAGAGGGGATATTGGGATTGGGTTTGCTTTGAGAATTACTTTAACTTTAGTGGAATATAGGCAGTCTCTTCCTTAGGCTGCTCCTTTCCCCTTTGTGACGTTtgtcccaacccccacccccaggagacaGTAGAACTGTTGCAAGCAAAGGTGAGCGCCCTGGATCTTGCAGTTTTGGATCAAGTGGAAGCTAGGCTACAGGTATTAAATGGAGGACAAATTGGATTATGGGCAGCTTGGGACTTCGGAAGTCCTAGATGCCTTCACTAGCAACTTAAAATCTGTTCTTTCAGAGTGTCCTGGGAAAGGTGAATGAAATTGCCAAGCATAAAGCTTCTGTAGAGGATGCAGATACACAAAGCAAGGTCAGAGACACCTCCCCCATCTTCACACCCATTTCCGCTCCCTCAGGTTTTCCGAGTGGTAATACCAAAGCATGAATCCTCAGGTCCCTGTCTTCATAAGCTCTTATCAGCTGAGAAAGTCAGGGCAGTGCTTCCCTCTGCCTAGTTGATTCTTTTCCCCACTCTAGTGAAGTAGCAGTCAGTGCATCCTTCAGTGGCTGCCTCAGCCTTCCCCTCTATGCCCTGCCGTGTCCCTTCAGGTGCACCAGCTATATGAAACCATACAGCGCTGGAGCCCCATTGCTTCCACCCTTCCTGAGCTGGTGCAGAGACTGGTCACCATCAAGCAGTTGCATGAGCAAGGTGGGAGCCCAGCTGCCAGGGGTGCTAAGAGGAATTGAAAAGTGGGCAAATTTTGTTCCCCTCCCTCAATTCTAGTTTCagctgcatttttctttcttctgtagcCATGCAGTTTAGTCAGCTCCTGACACACTTGGATACCACCCAGCAGATGATTGCTAGTTCCCTCAAGGACAATGCCATCCTCTTAACCCAGGTGTGTGCCCCTTTGATCTATCTCCTTTCTCCAGCACGTACAGACTATATTCTCCAGCTTTTTCTCATAGGGTTCTGTCTTAGCCCGTTTGTAGCACGGTGTGGCAGGGGCTGGTCTGAGTCTCCGTACTGTTTCTCAATGGTTGTAGACCTTTGACAACTTATTTAATCTGTGAGCCTCCATCTTTCCTCTTGGAAAATTATATCTCCCTCAAAGTTATGTGGATCAGGTGAAATAACATGGGTAAATTGTTAATACTGAACGTTTTTTCTTATAAGGCTTACTCTTTCACTCTGGAGTTTCAGCTTAGTTTTACCCTCCCTGGGGTTCTCATCCAGATACTCCTGAGCATAGTACACTGGAAAGAATATTGCTTTTGAAATCAGGAGCCAGTCTCCAATATGGTTCTGCCACTTGTTTTCTGACCCTGAACAGTGAGCCTCAcctttttcattcattcctttcgCAATGCCCGGCCATAGCAAGTCCTCAATTTCTGTTGGAGGCACTGTTCTCAGTGCTGGAGGGAGCATTAAAGTTGAAAGACCAGCATCACAGGACcatcaagataaatgaaaatatatataaagtacttgGTATAATATTCTTTTCCTCTAGAGCAGTTTCCTAAAATTTTGAACCAGTGAAACCCTTATCTCAGCCAAATCTTATTTGGTTCTTAttacataaaacatataaaagaacTGTTCTGGAGTCAGGAGGGAATTCTTATGAGACCTGTTTGGAAGAGCCTGAGCTAGGGCCATGGTACTCCAAAGATAGTTTGATAACTGCTGCTGTAAACATCCCCCCTCTGGGGCCTGTAAGCTGTGttaccatttcttttttgttttctctgagaGAATTTCTTCAGGTCCTTATCCAGGTGAGTACCTGGACCTGAAAAAGGGTAAAACCTCTCTTTACCACTTTCTAGGTGCAGACAACCGTGCGTGAAAACTTGGCCACAGTTGAGGGGAACTTTGCTAGCATTGATGAACGTATGAAGAAGCTGGGAAAGTGAGCACTTTTGGGAGATGGAGAACAGGGGTAAACCCCACCCCTCTGAACTCTGCAAACAGCTTACATAGGGTTTCCCTTTCATTATAACTCTTGCTTCCCCATCCCATTTGACACTGGGGGCAAGGGTTCTTCTTGCATGTGGGGTTCACACTCCTCCCTGATGAATACAGTGGTAGCTGGGGGATTAGATGGTGGTCTCCCCTCAGATCCAGGGGATGAGGATGTGGGCCCAGCCACATGCCAGCTTATGTCCAATACTGCTTTGCCTGGTATGGGGAAGGATTGGGTCCTGTCCTCCAACACAGCTTCTGTGGCTGACTGTAAACTGTACAACTGTT is a genomic window containing:
- the DCTN2 gene encoding dynactin subunit 2, translated to MADPKYADLPGIARNEPDVYETSDLPEDDQAEFDAEELTSTSVEHIIVNPNAAYDKFKDKRVGTKGLDFSDRIGKTKRTGYESGEYEMLGEGLGVKETPQQKYQRLLHEVQELTTEVEKIKTTVKESATEEKLTPVVLAKQLAALKQQLVASHLEKLLGPDAAINLTDPDGALAKRLLLQLEATKNSKGGTGGKSTSGTPPDSSLVTYELHSRPEQDKFSQAAKVAELEKRLTELEATVRCDQDAQNPLSAGLQGSCLMETVELLQAKVSALDLAVLDQVEARLQSVLGKVNEIAKHKASVEDADTQSKVHQLYETIQRWSPIASTLPELVQRLVTIKQLHEQAMQFSQLLTHLDTTQQMIASSLKDNAILLTQVQTTVRENLATVEGNFASIDERMKKLGK